Proteins from a genomic interval of Bacillus sp. SM2101:
- the rpsG gene encoding 30S ribosomal protein S7: MPRKGPVAKRDVLPDPIYNSKLVTRLINKMMVDGKRGKSQDILYKSFELVKERSGKEAMEVFEQALKNIMPVLEVKARRVGGSNYQVPVEVRPDRRTTLGLRWLVNYARLRGERTMEERLANEILDAANNTGAAVKKREDTHKMAEANKAFAHYRW; encoded by the coding sequence ATGCCTCGTAAAGGACCCGTTGCAAAAAGAGACGTGTTACCAGATCCGATTTACAATTCAAAGCTAGTAACACGCTTAATTAATAAAATGATGGTTGATGGAAAAAGAGGAAAGTCTCAAGATATTCTTTACAAATCGTTTGAATTAGTAAAAGAACGTTCTGGTAAAGAAGCTATGGAAGTTTTTGAGCAAGCTCTTAAAAACATCATGCCAGTATTGGAAGTTAAAGCTCGCCGTGTTGGTGGATCTAACTATCAAGTACCAGTTGAGGTGCGCCCTGATCGTCGTACTACATTAGGACTTCGTTGGTTAGTAAACTATGCACGTCTTCGTGGAGAAAGAACGATGGAAGAGCGTTTAGCTAACGAAATTTTAGATGCAGCTAACAATACAGGTGCTGCAGTTAAAAAGCGTGAAGATACGCATAAAATGGCTGAAGCGAATAAAGCATTTGCTCATTATCGTTGGTAA
- the tuf gene encoding elongation factor Tu, with protein MGKEKFDRSKTHANIGTIGHVDHGKTTLTAAITTVLAKKGGAEAQAYDQIDAAPEERERGITISTAHVEYETDSRHYAHVDCPGHADYVKNMITGAAQMDGAILVVSASDGPMPQTREHILLSRQVGVPYIVVFLNKCDMVDDEELLELVEMEVRDLLSEYDFPGDDIPVIQGSALKALEGDAAYEEKILELMAAVDDYIPTPERDTEKDFMMPVEDVFSITGRGTVATGRVDRGKLNVGDEIEIIGLAEESSKTTVTGVEMFRKLLDYAEAGDNIGALLRGVSREDIERGQVLAKPGSITPHQKFKAEVYVLSKEEGGRHTPFFTNYRPQFYFRTTDVTGIVNLPEGVEMVMPGDNIEMTVELIAPIALEEGTKFSIREGGRTVGAGVVATITA; from the coding sequence ATGGGTAAAGAAAAATTCGATCGTTCCAAAACACATGCGAATATCGGTACAATTGGTCACGTTGACCACGGTAAAACAACTTTAACTGCTGCAATAACAACTGTTCTTGCTAAAAAAGGTGGAGCAGAGGCACAAGCATATGATCAAATTGATGCAGCGCCAGAAGAGCGTGAGCGTGGAATCACAATCTCTACTGCACACGTTGAGTACGAAACTGACAGTCGTCACTATGCACACGTGGACTGCCCGGGACATGCTGACTATGTTAAAAATATGATCACTGGTGCGGCGCAAATGGATGGAGCTATCCTAGTTGTTTCAGCTTCTGATGGTCCAATGCCACAAACTCGTGAGCACATCCTTCTTTCTCGTCAGGTTGGTGTACCTTACATCGTTGTTTTCTTAAACAAATGTGATATGGTAGATGACGAAGAATTACTAGAATTAGTAGAAATGGAAGTACGTGACTTATTATCTGAGTATGACTTCCCTGGTGATGACATTCCTGTTATCCAAGGTTCAGCTCTTAAAGCTCTTGAAGGAGACGCTGCATACGAAGAAAAAATTCTTGAGTTAATGGCTGCAGTTGATGACTACATCCCAACTCCAGAGCGTGACACTGAAAAAGATTTCATGATGCCAGTTGAGGATGTATTCTCAATCACTGGTCGTGGTACAGTTGCTACTGGTCGTGTAGACCGCGGTAAATTAAATGTTGGTGATGAAATCGAAATCATCGGTTTAGCTGAAGAGTCAAGCAAAACTACAGTTACTGGTGTAGAAATGTTCCGTAAGCTTCTTGATTATGCTGAAGCTGGAGACAACATTGGTGCATTACTTCGTGGTGTATCACGTGAAGACATTGAGCGTGGGCAAGTTTTAGCTAAGCCTGGTTCAATTACTCCACACCAAAAATTTAAAGCTGAAGTTTACGTATTATCAAAAGAAGAAGGTGGACGTCATACTCCATTCTTCACAAACTACCGTCCTCAGTTCTACTTCCGTACAACTGATGTAACTGGTATCGTTAATCTTCCAGAAGGCGTAGAAATGGTTATGCCTGGAGATAACATTGAAATGACAGTTGAGCTTATCGCTCCTATCGCACTTGAAGAAGGTACTAAATTCTCTATTCGTGAGGGTGGACGTACTGTAGGTGCTGGAGTAGTAGCTACTATCACTGCGTAA
- the rpsJ gene encoding 30S ribosomal protein S10 has translation MAKEKIRIRLKAYDHRILDQSAEKIVATAKRSGANVSGPIPLPTEKSVYTILRAVHKYKDSREQFEMRTHKRLIDIVNPTPKTVDSLMRLDLPSGVDIEIKL, from the coding sequence ATGGCAAAAGAAAAAATTCGTATTCGTTTAAAAGCTTACGATCACCGAATTCTTGATCAATCTGCAGAAAAAATCGTAGCAACAGCTAAACGATCAGGTGCAAATGTCTCTGGTCCGATTCCGTTACCAACTGAAAAGTCTGTTTATACGATTCTTCGTGCTGTTCATAAGTATAAAGATTCTCGTGAGCAATTTGAAATGCGTACACATAAACGCTTAATTGATATCGTAAATCCTACTCCAAAAACAGTAGATTCACTAATGCGTTTAGACTTGCCGTCAGGTGTAGATATTGAAATTAAACTATAA
- the rplD gene encoding 50S ribosomal protein L4, whose product MPKVTLYSQNGSTVGEVELNESVFGIEPNKSVLFDAVIMQRASLRQGTHKVKGRSEVRGGGRKPWRQKGTGRARQGSIRSPQWRGGGIVFGPTPRSYSYKLPKKVRRLALKSALSTKVLENDIVVLESLAFEAPKTKEMVNILNSLSADRKALIVTADQNEFVTLSARNIPGVTVISATGVNVLDLLNHDKLVITKDAVEIVEEVLA is encoded by the coding sequence ATGCCTAAAGTAACATTATATAGCCAAAATGGTTCTACAGTAGGTGAAGTAGAGCTTAATGAATCTGTATTTGGTATTGAGCCTAACAAGAGTGTATTATTCGATGCAGTTATTATGCAAAGAGCTTCCTTAAGACAAGGAACTCACAAAGTAAAAGGTCGTTCTGAAGTACGTGGCGGTGGACGTAAACCTTGGCGTCAAAAAGGTACTGGACGTGCTCGTCAAGGATCAATTCGTTCTCCACAATGGCGTGGTGGTGGAATAGTATTCGGACCTACACCTAGAAGCTACAGCTATAAGCTACCTAAGAAGGTACGTCGCTTAGCACTTAAATCAGCACTATCAACTAAAGTGCTTGAAAATGATATCGTTGTATTAGAGAGCCTAGCATTTGAAGCTCCTAAAACAAAAGAAATGGTAAACATTTTAAACAGTCTTTCTGCAGATCGCAAAGCGTTAATCGTAACTGCTGATCAAAATGAATTCGTGACTCTTTCAGCGCGTAATATTCCTGGAGTAACAGTTATATCTGCTACAGGTGTAAACGTACTGGACTTATTAAACCACGATAAACTTGTGATCACTAAAGATGCGGTGGAAATAGTAGAGGAGGTGCTTGCGTAA
- the rplB gene encoding 50S ribosomal protein L2: MAIKKYKPTSNGRRGMSVSDFAEITTDTPEKSLLAPLNKKGGRNNQGRLTVRHQGGGHKRQYRIIDFKRDKDGIPGRVATIEYDPNRSANIALINYVDGEKRYILAPKNLEVGMEIMSGPEADIKVGNALPLVNIPVGTVIHNIELKPGRGGQLVRSAGTSAQVLGKEGKYVLVRLTSGEVRMVLAACRASIGQVGNEQHELINIGKAGRSRWLGKRPTVRGSVMNPVDHPHGGGEGRAPIGRKSPMTPWGKPTLGYKTRKKNKKSDKFIVRRRKK, encoded by the coding sequence ATGGCGATTAAAAAGTATAAACCTACCTCAAACGGTCGTCGTGGTATGTCGGTATCTGATTTTGCAGAAATCACTACTGATACTCCCGAGAAGTCGTTATTGGCTCCTTTGAATAAAAAGGGTGGACGTAACAACCAAGGTAGATTAACAGTACGTCATCAAGGTGGCGGTCATAAGCGTCAATACCGCATCATTGATTTTAAACGCGACAAAGATGGTATACCAGGACGCGTTGCTACAATCGAATATGATCCAAATAGATCAGCTAATATTGCGTTAATAAACTATGTTGATGGTGAAAAGCGTTATATTCTAGCTCCGAAAAATTTAGAAGTGGGCATGGAAATCATGTCTGGTCCAGAAGCGGATATTAAAGTGGGTAATGCATTACCGTTAGTTAATATTCCTGTTGGTACAGTTATTCATAACATTGAACTTAAACCAGGTAGAGGTGGACAATTAGTACGTTCAGCTGGAACATCTGCTCAAGTTCTTGGTAAAGAAGGAAAATACGTTTTAGTACGTTTAACTTCAGGTGAAGTTCGTATGGTATTAGCTGCTTGCCGTGCTTCTATTGGTCAAGTTGGTAATGAACAACACGAACTTATTAATATCGGTAAAGCAGGTCGTTCTCGTTGGTTAGGTAAACGCCCAACTGTACGTGGATCTGTAATGAACCCGGTTGATCACCCACATGGTGGTGGTGAAGGTAGAGCTCCTATCGGACGTAAGTCACCAATGACACCTTGGGGTAAACCAACACTCGGTTATAAAACGCGCAAGAAAAATAAGAAGTCAGATAAATTCATCGTGCGTCGTCGTAAAAAATAA
- a CDS encoding 50S ribosomal protein L7ae-like protein, translating into MSYEKVSQAAKIIIGTKQTVKALKSEAVKEVIVAADADERIISKIMHVAKANDVPINKVDSMKQLGRACGIEVGAATVAIIY; encoded by the coding sequence TTGTCTTATGAAAAAGTATCACAGGCAGCAAAGATTATTATAGGTACAAAGCAGACGGTTAAAGCTCTCAAATCGGAAGCTGTGAAAGAAGTTATCGTTGCTGCTGATGCTGATGAACGCATAATTAGTAAAATTATGCATGTAGCTAAAGCGAACGATGTGCCTATTAATAAAGTAGATTCAATGAAGCAGCTAGGTAGAGCTTGTGGAATTGAAGTGGGAGCAGCAACAGTTGCAATTATTTATTAA
- the rplC gene encoding 50S ribosomal protein L3: MTKGILGRKIGMTQVFVGDVLVPVTVVEASPNVVLQKKTEATDGYEAIQLGFDNKREKLANKPAKGHVAKADTTPKRFIREFRGLNVEEYEVGQEVKVDVFSEGDVVDVTGISKGKGFQGAIKRHGQSRGPMSHGSRYHRRPGSMGPVDPNRVFKGKLLPGRMGGERITVQNLEVVKIDAERNILLIKGNVPGPKKGLVTINSAVKAQ, translated from the coding sequence ATGACCAAAGGAATCTTAGGTAGAAAGATTGGTATGACACAAGTGTTCGTTGGAGATGTACTTGTACCAGTTACTGTAGTTGAGGCTTCACCTAACGTAGTTCTTCAGAAGAAAACTGAAGCAACAGATGGTTATGAAGCTATACAACTTGGTTTTGATAACAAGCGTGAAAAGCTTGCTAACAAACCAGCTAAAGGACATGTTGCAAAAGCGGATACTACGCCTAAGCGCTTCATCCGTGAATTCCGCGGGCTGAACGTTGAGGAATATGAAGTTGGTCAGGAAGTCAAAGTTGACGTCTTCTCTGAAGGCGATGTAGTAGATGTTACAGGTATTTCAAAGGGTAAAGGATTCCAAGGTGCAATTAAGCGCCACGGACAATCACGCGGCCCTATGTCACACGGTTCGCGCTATCACCGTCGTCCTGGTTCAATGGGACCTGTTGATCCAAACCGTGTATTCAAAGGAAAGCTTTTACCTGGACGTATGGGTGGAGAACGTATAACTGTTCAAAACTTAGAAGTTGTAAAAATTGATGCTGAACGTAACATTTTACTTATTAAAGGTAATGTCCCAGGACCAAAAAAAGGTCTTGTAACTATTAATAGTGCGGTTAAGGCACAGTAA
- the fusA gene encoding elongation factor G: protein MAREFSLEKTRNIGIMAHIDAGKTTTTERVLYYTGRIHKIGETHEGASQMDWMEQEQERGITITSAATTAQWEGHRVNIIDTPGHVDFTVEVERSLRVLDGAVAVLDAQSGVEPQTETVWRQATTYGVPRVVFVNKMDKIGADFLYSLSTIHDRLQANAAAIQLPIGAEDEFHGIIDLVEMNAVFYGNDLGTDIEVREIPEEYKDQAEEYREKLVEAVAELDEELMEKYLGGEEITKEELKAAIRQGTVNVEFYPVICGSAFKNKGVQLMLDAVVDYLPSPLDVPAIKGTLPDTNEEVTRPSSDDEPFSALAFKVMTDPFVGKLTFFRVYSGTLDAGSYVQNSTKGKRERVGRILQMHANSREEISKVYAGDIAAAVGLKVTTTGDTLSEEKNQVILESMEFPEPVISLSIEPKSKADQDKMTTALQKLQEEDPTFRAHTDQETGQVIIEGMGELHLDILVDRMRREFKVEANVGAPQVAYRETFRAAAKVEGKFARQSGGRGQFGHVWIEFEPNEEGKGFEFENKIVGGVVPREYIPAVGAGLEDAMGNGVLAGYPLVDVKAALVDGSYHDVDSSEMAFKIAASMALKNAISKCNPVILEPIMKVEVVMPDEYLGDIMGDVTSRRGRVEGMEARGNAQVVRAMVPLSEMFGYATALRSNTQGRGTFSMHFDHYEEVPKAISEEIIKKNKGE, encoded by the coding sequence ATGGCAAGAGAGTTCTCCTTAGAAAAGACTCGAAATATCGGTATCATGGCACATATTGATGCTGGTAAAACAACAACAACTGAGCGTGTACTTTATTACACTGGTCGTATTCATAAAATCGGTGAAACTCATGAAGGTGCATCTCAAATGGACTGGATGGAGCAAGAACAAGAACGTGGTATTACTATTACTTCTGCTGCAACAACTGCACAGTGGGAAGGTCACCGCGTTAATATCATCGATACACCAGGACACGTAGACTTCACTGTTGAAGTTGAGCGTTCACTTCGTGTGCTTGACGGAGCAGTAGCAGTTCTTGATGCTCAATCAGGCGTTGAGCCTCAAACTGAAACAGTTTGGCGTCAGGCGACTACTTACGGAGTTCCCCGAGTGGTGTTCGTTAATAAAATGGACAAAATCGGTGCAGACTTCTTATATTCTCTAAGCACTATTCACGATCGTTTACAAGCGAATGCAGCTGCAATTCAACTACCAATTGGAGCGGAAGATGAATTCCACGGTATTATTGATCTAGTTGAAATGAACGCTGTATTTTACGGGAATGATTTAGGAACTGATATAGAAGTTCGTGAGATTCCTGAAGAGTATAAGGATCAAGCAGAAGAATACCGTGAAAAGTTAGTTGAAGCGGTTGCTGAGCTTGATGAAGAGTTAATGGAAAAATACTTAGGCGGCGAAGAAATTACTAAAGAAGAGCTTAAAGCTGCAATCCGTCAAGGAACAGTTAATGTTGAGTTCTATCCAGTAATTTGTGGATCAGCTTTCAAAAACAAAGGTGTTCAATTAATGCTTGATGCAGTTGTTGATTATCTTCCATCACCATTAGATGTTCCGGCTATCAAAGGTACTCTTCCTGATACTAACGAAGAAGTTACTCGCCCTTCTAGTGACGATGAGCCATTCTCAGCACTTGCATTTAAAGTTATGACAGACCCATTTGTTGGTAAATTAACATTCTTCCGTGTTTACTCTGGAACATTAGACGCGGGTTCATATGTACAAAACTCAACAAAAGGTAAACGTGAACGTGTAGGTCGTATTTTACAAATGCACGCAAACTCACGTGAAGAGATATCAAAAGTTTATGCTGGTGATATCGCAGCTGCAGTTGGACTAAAAGTTACAACTACAGGTGATACGTTGAGCGAAGAGAAAAATCAAGTTATTCTTGAGTCTATGGAATTCCCAGAGCCGGTAATTTCACTTTCGATCGAACCAAAATCAAAAGCTGACCAAGATAAAATGACAACAGCTCTTCAAAAACTCCAAGAAGAAGATCCAACGTTTAGAGCGCATACTGACCAAGAAACAGGCCAAGTAATTATCGAAGGTATGGGTGAATTACACCTAGACATTCTCGTTGATCGCATGCGTCGTGAGTTCAAGGTAGAAGCAAATGTAGGTGCTCCACAGGTTGCATATCGTGAAACTTTCCGTGCTGCTGCTAAAGTTGAAGGGAAATTCGCGCGTCAATCAGGTGGACGTGGACAATTCGGTCACGTTTGGATCGAATTCGAACCAAACGAAGAAGGTAAGGGCTTTGAGTTTGAAAATAAAATCGTTGGTGGTGTAGTTCCACGTGAGTACATTCCAGCCGTTGGAGCTGGATTAGAAGATGCAATGGGCAATGGTGTACTTGCTGGGTATCCACTAGTTGATGTGAAAGCTGCTCTTGTAGATGGTTCTTACCATGATGTTGACTCATCTGAGATGGCCTTTAAAATAGCAGCATCTATGGCATTGAAAAATGCGATCTCTAAATGTAACCCAGTCATCCTTGAACCTATTATGAAGGTTGAAGTTGTAATGCCTGATGAGTACTTAGGAGACATCATGGGTGACGTTACATCACGTCGTGGTCGCGTTGAAGGTATGGAAGCTCGCGGTAACGCACAGGTCGTTCGTGCGATGGTTCCATTATCTGAAATGTTTGGGTATGCTACTGCATTGCGTTCTAATACGCAAGGACGTGGTACATTCTCAATGCACTTTGATCACTACGAAGAAGTACCAAAAGCAATTTCAGAAGAAATTATTAAGAAAAATAAAGGTGAATAA
- the rplV gene encoding 50S ribosomal protein L22, translated as MQAKAVARTVRIAPRKARLVADLIRGKQIGEALAVLRLTNKAASPIVEKVLKSAVANAEHNYEMDVNNLVVEEAYVNEGPTMKRFRPRAMGRASQINKRTSHITVVVSEKKEG; from the coding sequence ATGCAAGCAAAAGCTGTTGCAAGAACAGTTCGAATTGCGCCTCGTAAAGCTCGCTTAGTAGCGGACTTAATTCGAGGAAAGCAAATTGGTGAAGCATTAGCAGTTTTACGCTTAACAAACAAAGCGGCTTCTCCAATAGTAGAAAAAGTATTAAAATCAGCTGTTGCAAACGCAGAACACAACTATGAGATGGATGTTAATAATTTGGTTGTTGAAGAAGCGTATGTGAACGAAGGCCCGACTATGAAACGTTTTCGCCCTCGTGCAATGGGACGTGCTAGTCAAATTAATAAACGTACGAGCCACATTACTGTAGTGGTATCAGAAAAGAAGGAGGGATAA
- the rpsS gene encoding 30S ribosomal protein S19, translated as MGRSLKKGPFVDDHLMKKIEGLNETDGKRVVKTWSRRSTIFPQFIGHTIAVYDGRKHVPVYISEDMVGHKLGEFAPTRTYKGHASDDKKTRR; from the coding sequence ATGGGACGCAGCTTAAAAAAAGGACCTTTTGTAGATGATCATTTAATGAAAAAAATTGAGGGCTTAAATGAAACCGATGGTAAGCGTGTGGTTAAAACATGGTCTCGTCGTTCAACGATTTTCCCTCAATTCATTGGTCATACAATTGCAGTTTATGATGGTCGAAAACATGTGCCTGTATATATAAGTGAAGACATGGTTGGTCACAAGCTTGGAGAGTTTGCACCAACTCGTACGTATAAAGGTCACGCTAGTGATGACAAGAAAACAAGACGTTAA
- the rplW gene encoding 50S ribosomal protein L23, whose translation MKEPRDIIKRPVITERSTDLMEEKKYTFDVDVKANKTEVKDAVEAIFDVKVEKVNIMNYKGKFKRMGRHSGYTNRRRKAIVKLTADSKEIELFEV comes from the coding sequence ATGAAAGAACCTCGTGATATTATTAAGCGCCCCGTTATTACAGAACGTTCAACAGATTTAATGGAAGAGAAGAAATATACGTTTGACGTTGATGTGAAAGCTAATAAAACTGAAGTCAAAGATGCTGTTGAGGCAATTTTTGATGTGAAAGTAGAAAAAGTAAACATCATGAACTACAAAGGTAAGTTCAAGCGTATGGGTCGTCATAGTGGTTATACTAATCGTCGCAGAAAAGCAATCGTGAAGTTAACTGCTGATAGCAAAGAAATCGAACTTTTTGAAGTATAA